One genomic window of Erinaceus europaeus chromosome 19, mEriEur2.1, whole genome shotgun sequence includes the following:
- the LOC132534676 gene encoding tripartite motif-containing protein 75-like, producing MEASGVLSAMQAEFNCPICLTSMREPATIECGHNFCYSCIQQCWEGPQDNFSCPVCRHLCQKRHWTANRKLAKIVDFIQLMDIGSKEVSPQEENLCERHSQVLSLFCEEDLEVLCPDCVEPHDQQRHHVRSLEEAASYYRHKTNDSITLLREDLQKLQKVEEREDRKFQELRDQILKHKSKLDSGIENLKEFVDRQQEAALSRLAQEEKDLLQRIKINITDFKDHICTTKAQLQEVSERCVMSDMKLLSEVKRIHHIYESREVPAVCFSQLRREVYHLPPLESALEKIQQKFRAEVTLDPHTADPHLCVSKDKRSVTLRKRKSKVLQGQQRIPFDLEVLGSQEFHAGRHYWEVQVNDKPSWAIGLCSHSPSSRGQQQPRSGQNRRWTIHLQDGFYVAGGARPVVLTLKRKPRGIGVYLDWELGQISFYNLRDNSHLHSFKETFSYSLKPYFCVGPDSIPLSLCGLADL from the coding sequence ATGGAGGCATCTGGAGTCCTGTCAGCCATGCAAGCAGAGTTCAACTGCCCCATCTGCTTAACCAGCATGAGAGAACCTGCCACCATTGAGTGTGGGCACAACTTCTGTTATTCCTGCATCCAACAGTGCTGGGAGGGTCCTCAGGATAATTTCTCTTGCCCTGTGTGCCGGCACCTATGTCAGAAGAGGCACTGGACTGCCAACAGGAAGCTAGCAAAAATAGTGGATTTCATTCAGCTCATGGACATCGGAAGCAAGGAGGTGAGTCCACAAGAGGAGAACCTATGTGAGAGGCACAGCCAGGTGCTGAGTCTCTTCTGTGAGGAGGACCTGGAGGTGCTCTGTCCTGACTGTGTTGAGCCCCATGACCAACAGAGACACCATGTAAGGTCTCTGGAGGAGGCTGCTTCTTATTACAGACACAAAACTAATGATTCCATCACACTCTTGAGGGAGGACTTACAGAAAttacagaaagtggaagagagggaagacagaaagttccAGGAGCTGAGAGACCaaatacttaaacacaagtcCAAGTTAGACTCTGGTATAGAGAACTTGAAAGAATTTGTGGACAGACAGCAAGAAGCAGCTCTATCCAGACTAGCTCAAGAAGAGAAAGACCTTCTGCAGAGAATCAAGATAAATATCACTGACTTTAAAGACCACATCTGCACCACCAAGGCTCAGCTCCAGGAAGTTTCTGAGAGATGTGTGATGTCAGACATGAAGCTTCTGAGTGAGGTCAAGAGGATTCATCATATCTATGAGAGTCGAGAGGTCCCAGCTGTGTGCTTCTCCCAGCTACGGAGGGAGGTATATCATCTGCCTCCACTGGAATCAGCCCTGGAGAAGATTCAACAGAAATTCAGAGCAGAGGTGACCCTGGATCCACATACCGCAGATCCTCATCTGTGCGTGTCTAAGGACAAGCGATCTGTGAcactgaggaagagaaaaagtaaagTTCTCCAGGGACAGCAGAGGATTCCCTTTGATCTGGAAGTCCTGGGCTCCCAAGAATTCCATGCTGGCCGCCATTACTGGGAGGTGCAGGTGAATGACAAGCCCAGCTGGGCCATAGGGCTGTGTAGCCACTCCCCCTCCAGCAGGGGGCAGCAGCAGCCAAGGTCTGGTCAGAACAGGCGCTGGACCATTCACCTGCAAGATGGATTCTATGTGGCAGGAGGTGCCCGTCCTGTTGTTCTGACTTTGAAGAGAAAGCCCAGAGGCATTGGAGTTTACCTGGACTGGGAGCTGGGGCAGATTTCCTTCTACAACTTGAGAGACAACTCCCACCTCCATTCTTTCAAGGAGACATTTTCCTACTCACTGAAGCCTTATTTCTGCGTGGGACCagattccattcctctctccctctgtggacTAGCTGATCTTTAG